The following DNA comes from Spirulina major PCC 6313.
ATCAGGCTCATCATCACAATCATTTCTTCTTGAAGATTTAGATTTAAAAACTCATGGGCAAAACATTGAATTCATAGGGCATGGATTGTCTATAGGAGATGTGGATTTATCTTCCAACACTGGAAATGGCGGTAGCTTAATCAACCGAGGCACAGGGATAATAAGAATCGGCAGCATTAATACCTCTGGACTAATTGATGGAGGAGATGTTTTCCTAACAACTGGAGCAAGTAATGCAGCCCCCGTAGAGTGGAATGCAATAGAAATAGGAAGTATTAATACTTCAGGGGGGAGGGATGCTGGAGATATTACTCTATACGCCCGAAATGATTCTATTCTTATTTCTGATGCGTTCAATGCTTCTGGTGGTAGGGATGGAGGAGATCTTTCTATTACTGGGGCTGGTCGTGTTATAACTCAGGGTATAAACTCTAACTCGCAACGTAATGCTGGTGATATATATCTAGAAGTTCGCCGAGATCATGAATATTGGGATGCTGGCTGGGTTGGAGAAATTGATACTACTGCTGGGATAATTAGCGCAGCCGGAGGCTTGAATGGTGGAACAGTCACCTTGAGAGCATACACTGACATCAAAACAGGGACAATTACCATGTTCAATCCCGGATTTAATGGTGATGGTGGTGGAATTGATATCCGTAGTTTTGAAGGTAAAATTGATACAACCCAAGGGGATTTAATCAGTGCTTCAGGATCAGGGGTAGGCGGAAATGTAAGCTTAGAAGCAAGTCGTGGTATTTCAGTTGGTGATGTTAGTTCAGAATCAATCAGTACTAACGGTGGTGAAATTCGGTTTAAGAGTTCACGAATTTATACACATGGTGATATCGCAACTAATGACAACACTATTATTTTTGCTGGAAGTACTAATCTACAAGATGATGGAATGTTCAGAGTTTTAGATGATCCAAATATTTTGGGTGAAAGTAATATTACTTTTGAGCAATTCCTAGATGGTAACCATAACCTCATTTTAGAAGCAACCACAATTGACCTGAGCAAAGCTGTCGGCAATACTGATCCTCTCAATCAACTCACAGTCAACGGAACTTTAATAAATACTACTATCAACCCTACCCAAATCACTACCCACGAAACGATTCAAGCGGGTGATATTAACTCTCAAGAAACGATTCATCTTCGCAGTCTTAACGCAGACATCCAAACAGGCAACCTCACAACACCCCAAGAGGTTGTTTTAGAGGGTCAACATATCCAAACCGGAAACATTGAAACCGATACCCGCCTCAGCATCACCACCCCGCAAACCCTCACCACGGGCAACATTACCGCCCCCACCATTGACGCAATCCAAACCCAAGGCGACTTAACCACCGGCCACATCACCACTCAAAACGACCTCACCCTCACCAGTAATCAAGGCGATCTGACCACCGGAAATATCACCGCGTCCGGTCAAGACGTGAACCTCACAGCCCCCCAAAATATTGCAACCGGATTTATTGACACCAGCCACCCCACCACCGGCGGCAACGTTCAGATTGATGGCGGTCATAACGTCAGGATTGACGGCACATTCACCGATCGCAACAACACCAACGCCAGCATCTCCACCGCAGGCGCAGACAGCAGCGGCACAATTGAAATTCGCCATGGGGGTGATGGGGTGGTTCCGTTTCGGGTCGGGGATGCCAGCGTCAACGGTTCTAGCGGCGCGATCGCACGCGGAACCCATGATGAAGGCGCGATCGCACCCGGTAACGACTATCTCTACACCCACCGCCAAGACCAAATCGCGATTATCTCCCGACCCGCACCGCCCCCAATCCCCAACACCCAAGCCCCAACCCCTCGCCAACCCCTGAACACCACGACACCCGCCCCCCTTGCGGGTCAAAATCCCCTCGAAAACCTCGCCTATCTGATCGGGAGTATTCTCAATGCCGAAACCGTCATTACTCGCGATCGCAACAACAGCTATAACTTCACCTGGGAAGTTCCCGATGCAAATTCTGAAAACGACAGCACGATCCTCAACGCCAGTGCCGCCGATCCGGGTTTTAGCCTCAGCTCCTTGCCGTCCCTGGGCATTAGTCTCAACCCTGAAATTGGTCTAACCTCTTTTGCTAATAATCTGAATTCCAATGACCTCGTTTCGGACATTGATCAATTTTTAGAAGAACAATATGAAGAGTATTTTGACGATGAAGATAAAGTTCCCGTTACGGCTGCCAGCGTTCGTCAGATGCTCCAAACCATTGAACAACAAACAAACAAGCGTTCCGTTGTGCTTTACGCCCTAAATCGGCCCAACTTTTTGCAACTGTTGCTCATCGTCCCGGATGGGCCACCCATTTCTAGAACAGTGCCCCTCGTCGCATCGAGCACCCTCCAGCGCACCCTCAGCCGTTTTCGAGATACGGTCAACAGCACGACGCAATCAACGTCCTATCTTCAACCTGCTCAACAACTCTATGACTGGTTAATCCGTCCCTATAGAGACACACTCAACAACCTTAATATTGATACGCTGATTTTCAGTATGGATGCGGGGCTACGGAGCATTCCCCTGGCGGCGTTGCATGATGGTGAACAGTTTCTGATTGAACAATACAGCCTCGGCATGATTCCGAGCGTTAGCCTCACCAATAGTCAGTATGAGCCGCTACATGATGCGCAAGTTTTGGCAATGGGAGCCTCGGAATTTAGGAACTTAACGCCATTACCGGCTGTTCCTCTCGAACTGGAAACCATCACTCAGGCTCGCAATTCTGGCGCTCCATTCCTGAATGAGGCGTTTACCCTGGATGCCTTGAGGGTGAATAGTCGCGATCGCAACCGTAGCATTATCCATCTCGCCACCCATGCCCAGTTTCTCCCGATTCAAGCCAACGGGGTCAACAACTCCTACATCCAATTTTGGGATCAAGCGGCGAATTTTCGGGATTTGCGATCGCTCGGTTGGCACAACGAACCCCAAGTGGAATTGTTGGTGTTGAGTGCCTGCGAAACCGCCCTCGGCGACCCCAACGCGGAACTGGGGTTTGCGGGGTTAGCCGTGCAAACCGGGGTGAAATCTGCCCTCGCGAGTCTTTGGAAAGTGTCCGATGTGGGCACATTGGGGTTGATGGCATCCTTTTATGAGCATCTCAACGACCCAGAGATCACGATCAAAGCCGAAGCCCTCCGCCAGGCTCAACTGGCATTGCTGCGCGGTGAAGTGAGCATTGACAATGGCCGGATCGGCGATCTTCCCTTACCCCCAGCATTGGTCAACACCCAAGGCGATCTCAGTCATCCATTTTTCTGGAGTGGCTTTACCTTGGTGGGCAGCCCATGGTGATCTCAATCCACGCCAAGCAAAACCGGCAAATTGACACTCCCCGCGAAGACAGCGACGGGGATTCTGGGTGCATCGACCGGACTTAACCGAGCCGGATGGCTCCAACCCCGCCAGAAGTCTAATCTCCCCAAGCGGATAACTTCCCCTGTGCCCCACGGTAGTTAGTTCAAGGCGCAGGATACAAACCCGCTTCACTATCGACTCAGCCCGATGCCGCTCCCAGACTAACCCGTTCACCTTCAAGTCTTCCGAGGCGACCAAATCATTAGATTGGATGACGTAGTAGGCAATCCGCCCACTCGTTCCGCTGCCTGCTTATTTCGTAAGTATTCATGTCATGAAAATTTGGCTGTAAGCACTGCTCAGTATGAGTTTCAGCTATTGCGGGCTATTTTGTTATTCTCAATAAACAAGGCTGTAACCCCTAGTCTTGCGTACTTATTGAGAATGAACTGTTAGTTTAGATCTCACCTCGATCTTGAAAGCCTTGCTGTGACTGCGTTTCAAGTACCTGAATCCTTACGAATGTAAAGCGTAAAGCCCCCGTTTTCCAAACGGGGGATATAAGCGAAGGGCTGAATTTATTCAGCCGTGATACCGAGGTATCATAGCAACCATGAAAGCGCTCAAGTTCAAGCTCTACCAACACAAGCGAAATCGATACCTCAAGCGGACAATCAATGCCGCAGGGCGTATCTACAACCATTGTGTTGCCCTCCACAAACGGTACTACCGAATGTGGGGCAAGCACTTGAACTGCGCCCGACTGCAAAAACACATCGCCAAGCTTCGGAAACGGAACCCCTGGTCGGTTGCAGGTGGGTTCTCAAGCCGTACAGGATATCTGCCAACGAATTGAGAAAGCCTATCAACTGTTCTTCAAACACAAAGATAGAAGCGTTCGACCGCCCAACTTCAAGAAAACCCGGAAAATACAAATCCTTCACCCTCAAGCAAGCTGGGTACAAATTCCTCGGTGGCAACCGGGTCAGGATTGGGAACAAAGTCTATCAATATTGGAACTCTCGCCCCATTGAGGGCGAAGGTCAAGACCGTGACGATTAAACGAACTCCCTTGGGAGAACTGTTCATGATTGTCACGGTAGATACCCTGTCAGAACCCCAAGTCAAAACCGAGACAGGTAACATTGCTGGTTTTGATTTTGGACTCAAGACGTTTCTGACCTGTTCTGAGGGATTCAAGATTGATGCCCCCTTGTTCTTCAAGCAGTCACTCAATGCAGTTCGCAAAGCAAGTCGAGAATTATCTCGCAAGCAAAAGGGTTCAGCGAATCGAGAACGTGCCCGATTGAACTTAGCCCGCAAGCATGAAGATATTGCCCATCGACGGCGGGACTGGTTCTGGAAGTTGGCTCACCGCCTGACGAATCAGTTTGATGTGCTGTGTTTTGAAACCTTGAACCTCAAGGCGATGCAGCGGCTTTGGGGGCGTAAGGTGAGTGATTTGGCGTTTCGGGAGTTTCTGCAAATCCTGGAGTGGGTGGCGACGAAGAAGGGGAAGCGGGTGGTCTATGTTGAGCGCTGGTTCCCTTCGAGCAAGACCTGTTCAAGTTGTGGTCATATTTTGGAGCATCTGGATTTAGAGACTCGCCATTGGCGGTGTCCCAGTTGCTCGACAGAGAATGACCGGGATGAGAATGCGGCGATGAATATTAAAGTGGCTGGGGCTTCAGCCATTGGGTTAGGTGATGTCAGACAGGCGTTGCCTGCTATTGCTGTTTGATCCCAGAATCCCCCGTTTTCTAAACGGGGGAGTAAGTCAAAGGGTTCTTAACGTTGTACAGTCCCTCGTTGGCGTGGTCGATCAGTTCTGAACTGTCTGCCCCCACACTGCCCCCAAAATCTTGATTTTAATGACATTTTTTTTCCAATTTTAGGGTGTGGGTGTCGATTGACTCATTAACTGACATCTTGACAAATTATTTGTCATTGCTATAGACAAGCCTGCAACCCTTACTATACATAAGGTTGTGGGCTTTTTGCATTGGAAATTTACTCAAAAGCAAAATTGACAAATTAGGTGTCGTATATTAGGAGTTTGCCAAAATATGTGTCGCTTTTCATTTAGTCCAGATTTTCTGGCTTTTTGACACATTCTGTGTCGCTCAGGGTAAAATAACAACATGTTTGTATTAAACACATTTGTTGTAAATGAATACAGGTAATCAAGAAGCTCATGCAGTTATCACTGACTTCTCTGAGGAGGAGAGGTTAAAACTAGAAGTTATCCAGAGTTTGATGGAACCCTGTGATCACGCTACCTATGGACAAAAGTTAAAAGATGCGGCTCAGAAGCTAGGCAAGTCAAAGCGGACAGTGCAGCGATTAGTTCAGCAGTGGGAGGAGATGGGACTTGCAGCAGTTACTTCAAAGGCGAGGGCTGATAAGGGTAAACATCGTATTTCGCAAGAGTGGCAAGATTTTATTGTTAAGACCTATCGCTTAGGAAACAAGGGCAGTAAGCGGATGTCTCGAAAGCAGGTTGCTTTGAGAGTGCAAGCGAGGGCTGCTGAATTGGGAGAAAAAATGTATCCAAACGAGCGAACGGTTTATCGGGTTCTCCAGCCCATTATCGAAGCACAGGAACAGAAGAAGAGTGTACGTTCGGCTGGGTGGCGGGGAGATCGCTTGTCGGTTAAAACTCGAACTGGTAATGATTTAGTAGTGGAATATACTAATCAGGTGTGGCAATGCGATCATACCTGGGTTGATGTTTTGGTAGTTGATGTCGAGGGAAACATTATTGGTCGTCCTTGGCTGACAACTGTGATTGATACCTATTCACGCTGTATTCTGGGTATCCGGTTAGGGTTTGATGCGCCAAGTTCTCAGGTTGTTGCTTTGGCGTTACGTCATGCGATGCTACCGAAGCAGTATCCGCCTACGTTTGGTTTGCAGTGTGAGTGGGGAACCTACGGGAAGCCCGAATATTTCTACACGGATGGTGGGAAGGACTTTCGATCAGAGCATCTCAGACAAATTGGTATACAGTTAGGCTTTACTTGTGAGTTGCGCGATCGCCCATCTGAAGGTGGTGCCGTTGAGCGTCCTTTCGGGACATTAAATACAGAGCTATTTTCGACACTCCCTGGATATACGGGATCAAATATACAGGAACGTCCAGAGGATGCGGAGAAGGATGCTCGGATGACGTTACGGGACTTGGAACAGTTGATTGTTCGCTATCTTGTGGACAACTATAATCAACGTCTGGATAAGCGAATGGGCGACCAAACTCGCTATCAGCGGTGGGAATCAGGCTTATTAGCAACACCCGCTTTGCTGAGTGAGAGAGAGCTTGATATTTGCTTAATGAAGCAAACTAATCGCTCGATTTACCGTGAGGGCTATATTCGCTTTGAAAATTTGATGTATAAGGGCGAGTATCTGGCGGGTTATGTGGGAGAACGGGTAGTGTTGCGGTATGACCCTAGAGATATTACGACTGTCCTAGTGTATCGGCGGGAGAAGAGTCAAGAGGTATTTCTAGCAAGGGCTTATGCTCAAGACTTAGAAACAGAGCAGTTGACCCTAGAAGATGCAAAGGCGATCAATAAAAAGATTCGAGAGAAAGGTAAGACGATTAGTAATCGTAGCATTCTTGATGAAGTGCGCGATCGCGATCTCTTTGTGTCTAAAAAGAAAACGAAGAAGGAACGGCAGAAGGAAGAACAAACGAGGTTATTTACCCCGGTAACAACTCCTAATTCCAAACAGGAGACAGAAGAGGAAGAGATTGAGCCTGTGGAAAAAATAGATGAGTTACCTCAAGTTGAGATCCTGGATTACGACGAACTAAATGACGATTACGGGTGGTAATGATGGCAAGTGCAGAATCGAAAGCAAAAGCTGAAGCAGTCGCTCAACAGTTAGGAAATTTCGAGAAGACCGAGGAGGATCTAGCGAAAGAGATTCAACGTTTAAGACGTAGAAATGTTGTGCAGTTAGAGCAAGTCAAGCAGTTGCATAATTGGCTGGAGGGAAAGCGCAGGTCACGCCAATGTTGCCGAGTCGTGGGGGAATCTCGTACTGGCAAAACCATTGGTTGCAATGCTTACCGTTTAAGGCATAAGCCAATTCAGGAAACGGGTAAACCACCCATTGTTCCTGTAGTGTACATCGAACCGCCCCAGGATTGTGGTTCAATTGATTTATTTCGGGCAATTATTGAGTATCTAAAGTACAAGGTTCAGAGTCGAGAAAAAGTTCGAGAGCTTCGTAGTCGTGCAATGAAAGTATTAGAACGGTGTCAGGTGGAGACACTAATTATTGATGAAGCCGATCGTTTGAAGCCCAAGACTTTTGCAGATGTTCGAGATATTTTTGATAAGCGGAATATCTCAGTGGTATTGGTGGGAACAGATCGCTTAGATAATGTCATTAAGCGAGATGAGCAAGTTCATAATCGCTTTCGAGCTTGCTATCGCTTTGGGAAGTTGACAGGGACGGAATTTGAGCAAGTGGTGAAGATTTGGGAGCGAGATATCTTACGCTTACCTATTCCCTCGAATTTACATGCGAAGAACATGTTGAAGATTCTTGGACAGGCAACAGGAGGTTATATCGGCTTGTTGGATATGATTTTGCGGGAGACAGCGGTTCGAGCGTTGGAGAAGGGATTAGGGAAGATTAACTTGGAAACGTTGAAGGAAGTCGCAGAAGAGTACAGCTAATGAATGATTGGGAAATTCAGCCTTGGTTGTTTGTGGTTGAACCTTATGAGGGGGAAAGCCTGAGTCATTTTCTGGGGCGGTTTCGTCGAGAGAATGACCTTACTCCTGCGGGGTTGGGACGGGAGGCGGAAATAGGGGCGGTTGTATCTCGGTGGGAGAAGTTTCGCCTAATTCCGTTTCCGTCGCAACGGGAGTTGGAGAAGTTAGCGCAGGTAGTACAGGTGGATGCTGCACGATTACGGGTGATGTTGCCGCCCGATGGGGTGGGAATGAAAATGACTCCGATTCGCCTCTGTGGAGCTTGTTATAGAGAAGTTCGTTGTCATCGGATGGAATGGCAGTATAAGACGAGCGATCGCTGTGACAAGCATCCGTTGCGGTTGTTGTCGGAATGCCCTAACTGTGGGGCACGGTTTCCCATTCCATCGCTATGGCAGGATGGTTGGTGTACTCGGTGTTTTACAACATTTGGAGAGATGGCAGAGAGTCAGAAACCGCTCTAACAGCTCAGGTTAGTAGTAGTCTAAGTTGACTACACTGTCAAACTGGCACCATTTTTTCTGAGCCAATCTTTTCTCTCACGGTAGTCTGGCAGCACTTTATCGACTTCGTTCCAGAAGGCATTGCTATGGTTACGGTAGTGGAAGTGGCAGAGTTCGTGGACGACGATGTAGTCAATGATTTTGGGTGGTGCCATCATGCACTTCCAGTGGAAATTGAGCCAGCCATTAGTGCCACAGCTAGCCCAGCGATAGCCCAGGTCTTTGACTTTGATTCCTGTAGCGTGGACACCAACTTTTGGGGCAAAGTAGCTAACTCGATCACGAAACCGTTGTTGTCCCTTCTCAGTGAAATAATTGGCAAAGGCTTGTTTAGCGGCTTGAGTCCCGTCCTTCTCGATCGCCGATCGATCTAAAAAAAAGCGACCGTTTTTCAACTTCAGGGGATGGTTCTGACTGGAGACGAGAGACAAGCGATAGGTGCGGCCCAGATACAAGAAGGTTTCACCGTTGACCCATTCACGAACTATAGTACTGGCGTTAAGGTCTTTCCACTCAGCCAGGTTGCGGTAAATCCACATGCGCTTGGATTCGACAATTGCATCGACTTGTTCTGGAGTGTATTCGGCGGGTGGACGTACAGTAACTCTGCCATCGCGCTCAATCACAATATCGGTAGTTCTACGCGAGCTGCCAGATAGTAATTGGTATTCGATATCTCTGACACAGCGAACATTCATGACTGATTAGTCTTGCCTTTCAATAATTCGGTGTGGCGGTTTTTGGCGAGTTTCATGATTTCGATCGCGATTCGTTCACGGTTGGCTTTCAACTCGGCAATACCCGTCAGGGTCAGCGCGGTCTTGATTTCACTGCGAGTGCGCTTTTGTTTGTCGCTATTATTCCAGAAATCGATACTGCTAATACTAGCCTGTAAGGTTTCGACAACTGCTTCCATTAGCACCTTCATTTTAGGTTTGGCATCTGGCGGCACATCACTATCTGGGAAAGCCTGGTTGGCAATGTGTTCGTAGAACGTTGTTGCTTCCTTGCTCATGCCCTCTTCACCCCGCTGACGACCCGCGATCGCCTCAGCCCGGATTTTTTCTAGTTCGATAGCGAGCTGATCCCAGCGGTCTTGATATTCCTCGATCAGGTGCTCGACTTTCTCGGACAAACTTTTGTAGAAGGCGGGGTCTTCGTCGTGGTGGACTGTGCAGTGTTTGCGGATGGCGTGCTCCATTTCGCTAGCTTTCGCTTCGTCGTTATCCCCTGAATGCTGGTTGAGTTGCTCCATGAAATCGGCGGAGAGCAGCTCAACTGGGGGGACTTTGGGATTAATACCCAGGCTAATCAAATGCTCGTTGATTAAATCTCGGACTTTTTTCCCAGCATCACCTAAGTCGAGGCTGGTGTCTTTGTAACGCTCTTTGGTAACTCGAAGGATATAGCCTAGACGCTTGGCAGGGACACGATAACTCTGGCCAAGGGGGTTAGGCAAAATAATATCCAGGCTGGCCAGGAATTTTTTCAGATAGACCTCAAAGTCTGCCCGAATTTTCTCGTCTTTGAGCAGCTTAACGGCTTCGTGGACTACGGCAGCATCAGCTTCGACCGTCTCTAGGTTTCCTTCAGCATAATCGCGTATTTTTGCAACTTTGTGTCTTGTGAACAGTTGCAGCAGACGTTGATAACGCTCTTCTAACATTGGCATCTCTGAGGCGATGCTCTTTAAGCCCTGGGCGAGTTCTTGCTGTTCATGGGTGGCGGCGTATAGGGTCAAAGCCTCGGTGAGATTTTCGGTTAGGCCGATGTAATCGACAATATAGCCTCGCTGTTTCCCTTGCTTGACCCGGTTGGTGCGAGCGATCGCTTGCAGCAGTGTATGCTCTTTGATTTTCTTGTCGAGATACATAACCTGCTCAATGGGGGCATCAAAGCCGGTAAGCAGCATGTCACACACCACCAAAAAGGCAATGCCAGTGTGGGGCTTATCAGGATCGTCGAAGTCGAAGGGGCGGCAAAAGTTATCAACGGCGTTCCAGGCGCGGGCCTGCTTGCGGGCTTCTGAGACATAAGCGGGTTCGTTGGTGCCGCTACCAGAGATCACCACCGCTGCCTTGAGGAAGCGCAATCTGCGGATACGTTCGGGATCATGGGTCTCTAACTGGGCGATGGTGTCCGCTAAAGCTTGATGGATAGCTTTTTGATAGCGCACGGCGGCAAGCTTGGAATGGCAGACGACTTGAGCCTTGAAGCCGTTGGGAAAAATGTGCTCTAGATAATGTTTCACCAAGTCCTTGGCGATCGCGCTAATCCGTTGCTCAGCTTCTAGTAGGTCGCCGGTCGCCCCATACTTCTTTTTGATGGCGAGCAGTTCTTCATCGGTGCGATCGCGAAAGAGGTTTGCAAAGCGGGTTTCAAAGCCATGTTTATCCTGAAGGGCATCGTCGGAGGTGCGGCCCTCATACAAAATTTGCAGGGTGGTGCCGTCGGCCACGGCATCCATGAGACGGTAGGTATCGATATAGTCGCCAAAACGGTTCTGGGTTTTCTTTTCGCCGTGGCGATCGGTAATGAGGGGAGTGCCGGTAAAGGCGATGCGGGCGGCATGGGGGAAGGCTTCAAAGACGTTTTCACCCAGGTCGGAGCTTTGGGTGCGGTGGGCCTCGTCAATCATCAGCACAATGCGGTCGGAGTTATTGACCACCCCAAAGGTCTGGTCGCTGGGAATGGCGCGATAGGTGCCCAGGGCTTCGGCCACTTTCAGCGGCATGGCTGGGTCGCGCTGCTGAAACTTATGCACCATCACCATGTTGATGTCGGAGGTGTCGGTAGACAGGCGATCGCGCAGGGATTGGGTACTGTCGATAGTGTGAACTCGTCCCCCAATGAGCGTGGCGGTTTTAGAAAGCTGATCTTCAAGATCGACGCGATCGTTAATTAACACAATTTTGTAGTCGCTCAGATCTGGGGTCGTCCGTAGCATTCGTGCCACAAACACCATGGTTAAGCTTTTGCCTGATCCCTGGGTGTGCCAAACGACACCACTTCTCTCTGTAGCGTTTTGGCCTTGGCGCAGGCGATCGATAATTTTGTGGGCGGCGCGAAATTGCTGGTAACGGCATACCACCTTAATGCGCGGGCCACTGTCGGTGTCCATAAAGACGCTAGAGGTGCGCAGGATGCTCAACAGGTTAGTTTTGTTGAGCATACCGTTGATGAGCTGTTGTTGTTGATTCAGTCCCTCGGCGGCGCTCTCCGGTTTGGGCCACTGAGTTTTCCAGGGATAGAAATGCTCTAGACCGGAGGTAATGGTGCCGTAGTCGGCCTCGATGCCCGTGCTGCGCATGACAAACAGGTTAGTGTGAAACAGGCGCGGCTCTCCTTCCCGTAAACCATGGCGGGTCGTCTCTTCCCGCTGGTTCATGTAGCGCTGGAGCTGCTCAAAGGCTTCAGCCATGGGGTTGGCGCAGGTGGTACTGCCTTTCTTACATTCGACCACCACCAAAGGGATGCCGTTCACGAACAGCACAAGGTCGGGAATGATGAACTGCTTGACGCAACCGGGCGTATCAATGCGGAACTGGTTGATGGCGTGAAACTGGTTGCGTTCAGGATTGGCAAAGTCAATGAGCTTGACTACCGGATCTTCTTCCCCGGTTTGCTCGTTGACATCCACCTGGGCTTTGAACAGCAGTTTTTGAATGGCTTCGTTGGCTTCGAGGAGGGTGCGGTTGGGCTGCCGCAGGATGTCGTCTTGCAGGTCTTGGAGCT
Coding sequences within:
- a CDS encoding CHAT domain-containing protein, which encodes MFRVLDDPNILGESNITFEQFLDGNHNLILEATTIDLSKAVGNTDPLNQLTVNGTLINTTINPTQITTHETIQAGDINSQETIHLRSLNADIQTGNLTTPQEVVLEGQHIQTGNIETDTRLSITTPQTLTTGNITAPTIDAIQTQGDLTTGHITTQNDLTLTSNQGDLTTGNITASGQDVNLTAPQNIATGFIDTSHPTTGGNVQIDGGHNVRIDGTFTDRNNTNASISTAGADSSGTIEIRHGGDGVVPFRVGDASVNGSSGAIARGTHDEGAIAPGNDYLYTHRQDQIAIISRPAPPPIPNTQAPTPRQPLNTTTPAPLAGQNPLENLAYLIGSILNAETVITRDRNNSYNFTWEVPDANSENDSTILNASAADPGFSLSSLPSLGISLNPEIGLTSFANNLNSNDLVSDIDQFLEEQYEEYFDDEDKVPVTAASVRQMLQTIEQQTNKRSVVLYALNRPNFLQLLLIVPDGPPISRTVPLVASSTLQRTLSRFRDTVNSTTQSTSYLQPAQQLYDWLIRPYRDTLNNLNIDTLIFSMDAGLRSIPLAALHDGEQFLIEQYSLGMIPSVSLTNSQYEPLHDAQVLAMGASEFRNLTPLPAVPLELETITQARNSGAPFLNEAFTLDALRVNSRDRNRSIIHLATHAQFLPIQANGVNNSYIQFWDQAANFRDLRSLGWHNEPQVELLVLSACETALGDPNAELGFAGLAVQTGVKSALASLWKVSDVGTLGLMASFYEHLNDPEITIKAEALRQAQLALLRGEVSIDNGRIGDLPLPPALVNTQGDLSHPFFWSGFTLVGSPW
- a CDS encoding Mu transposase C-terminal domain-containing protein, which gives rise to MNTGNQEAHAVITDFSEEERLKLEVIQSLMEPCDHATYGQKLKDAAQKLGKSKRTVQRLVQQWEEMGLAAVTSKARADKGKHRISQEWQDFIVKTYRLGNKGSKRMSRKQVALRVQARAAELGEKMYPNERTVYRVLQPIIEAQEQKKSVRSAGWRGDRLSVKTRTGNDLVVEYTNQVWQCDHTWVDVLVVDVEGNIIGRPWLTTVIDTYSRCILGIRLGFDAPSSQVVALALRHAMLPKQYPPTFGLQCEWGTYGKPEYFYTDGGKDFRSEHLRQIGIQLGFTCELRDRPSEGGAVERPFGTLNTELFSTLPGYTGSNIQERPEDAEKDARMTLRDLEQLIVRYLVDNYNQRLDKRMGDQTRYQRWESGLLATPALLSERELDICLMKQTNRSIYREGYIRFENLMYKGEYLAGYVGERVVLRYDPRDITTVLVYRREKSQEVFLARAYAQDLETEQLTLEDAKAINKKIREKGKTISNRSILDEVRDRDLFVSKKKTKKERQKEEQTRLFTPVTTPNSKQETEEEEIEPVEKIDELPQVEILDYDELNDDYGW
- a CDS encoding TniB family NTP-binding protein; the protein is MMASAESKAKAEAVAQQLGNFEKTEEDLAKEIQRLRRRNVVQLEQVKQLHNWLEGKRRSRQCCRVVGESRTGKTIGCNAYRLRHKPIQETGKPPIVPVVYIEPPQDCGSIDLFRAIIEYLKYKVQSREKVRELRSRAMKVLERCQVETLIIDEADRLKPKTFADVRDIFDKRNISVVLVGTDRLDNVIKRDEQVHNRFRACYRFGKLTGTEFEQVVKIWERDILRLPIPSNLHAKNMLKILGQATGGYIGLLDMILRETAVRALEKGLGKINLETLKEVAEEYS
- a CDS encoding TniQ family protein produces the protein MNDWEIQPWLFVVEPYEGESLSHFLGRFRRENDLTPAGLGREAEIGAVVSRWEKFRLIPFPSQRELEKLAQVVQVDAARLRVMLPPDGVGMKMTPIRLCGACYREVRCHRMEWQYKTSDRCDKHPLRLLSECPNCGARFPIPSLWQDGWCTRCFTTFGEMAESQKPL
- a CDS encoding M48 family metallopeptidase, yielding MNVRCVRDIEYQLLSGSSRRTTDIVIERDGRVTVRPPAEYTPEQVDAIVESKRMWIYRNLAEWKDLNASTIVREWVNGETFLYLGRTYRLSLVSSQNHPLKLKNGRFFLDRSAIEKDGTQAAKQAFANYFTEKGQQRFRDRVSYFAPKVGVHATGIKVKDLGYRWASCGTNGWLNFHWKCMMAPPKIIDYIVVHELCHFHYRNHSNAFWNEVDKVLPDYRERKDWLRKNGASLTV
- a CDS encoding type I restriction endonuclease subunit R — encoded protein: MSEYTEVEQPFLQQIQTLGWQVIDQGSQIPSDPTQSLRTNFRQWLLPNVFTQAVAALNTTADGTPWLTTKQLQDLQDDILRQPNRTLLEANEAIQKLLFKAQVDVNEQTGEEDPVVKLIDFANPERNQFHAINQFRIDTPGCVKQFIIPDLVLFVNGIPLVVVECKKGSTTCANPMAEAFEQLQRYMNQREETTRHGLREGEPRLFHTNLFVMRSTGIEADYGTITSGLEHFYPWKTQWPKPESAAEGLNQQQQLINGMLNKTNLLSILRTSSVFMDTDSGPRIKVVCRYQQFRAAHKIIDRLRQGQNATERSGVVWHTQGSGKSLTMVFVARMLRTTPDLSDYKIVLINDRVDLEDQLSKTATLIGGRVHTIDSTQSLRDRLSTDTSDINMVMVHKFQQRDPAMPLKVAEALGTYRAIPSDQTFGVVNNSDRIVLMIDEAHRTQSSDLGENVFEAFPHAARIAFTGTPLITDRHGEKKTQNRFGDYIDTYRLMDAVADGTTLQILYEGRTSDDALQDKHGFETRFANLFRDRTDEELLAIKKKYGATGDLLEAEQRISAIAKDLVKHYLEHIFPNGFKAQVVCHSKLAAVRYQKAIHQALADTIAQLETHDPERIRRLRFLKAAVVISGSGTNEPAYVSEARKQARAWNAVDNFCRPFDFDDPDKPHTGIAFLVVCDMLLTGFDAPIEQVMYLDKKIKEHTLLQAIARTNRVKQGKQRGYIVDYIGLTENLTEALTLYAATHEQQELAQGLKSIASEMPMLEERYQRLLQLFTRHKVAKIRDYAEGNLETVEADAAVVHEAVKLLKDEKIRADFEVYLKKFLASLDIILPNPLGQSYRVPAKRLGYILRVTKERYKDTSLDLGDAGKKVRDLINEHLISLGINPKVPPVELLSADFMEQLNQHSGDNDEAKASEMEHAIRKHCTVHHDEDPAFYKSLSEKVEHLIEEYQDRWDQLAIELEKIRAEAIAGRQRGEEGMSKEATTFYEHIANQAFPDSDVPPDAKPKMKVLMEAVVETLQASISSIDFWNNSDKQKRTRSEIKTALTLTGIAELKANRERIAIEIMKLAKNRHTELLKGKTNQS